The Melopsittacus undulatus isolate bMelUnd1 chromosome 12, bMelUnd1.mat.Z, whole genome shotgun sequence genome has a segment encoding these proteins:
- the DDOST gene encoding dolichyl-diphosphooligosaccharide--protein glycosyltransferase 48 kDa subunit: protein MAQAVVCLWWLLVVMAAGAEGGPRTLVLLENSNLRDTHSLFFRSLADRGFDLTFRTADDAGLSLIKYGEFLYDNLIIFSPSIEDFGGNINVETITAFIDGGGSVLVAASSDIGDPLRELGSECGIEFDEERTAVIDHHNYDISDPGQHTLIVADTENLLKAPTIVGRAALNPILFRGVGMVADPDNPLVLDILTGSSTSYSFFPDKPITQYPHAVGKNTLLIAGLQARNNARVVFSGSLDFFSDAFFNSAVQKATPGSKRYSQTGNYELAIALSRWVFKEEGVLRVGAVSHHRVGELTPPSAYTVTDLVEYSIVIEKLSDGKWVPFDGDDIQLEFVRIDPFVRTFLKRNGGKYSVRFKLPDVYGVFQFKVDYNRLGYTHLYSSTQVSVRPLQHTQYERFIPSAYPYYAGAFSMMVGLFMFSIVFLHMKEKEKSD, encoded by the exons ATGGCGCAGGCCGTGGTCTGTCTGTGGTGGCTCCTGGTGGTGATGGCGGCCGGCGCTGAGGGGGGGCCCCgcaccctggtgctgctggagaacagcaaccTCCGCGACACGCACTCGCTGTTCTTCCGCAGCCTCGCCG ACAGGGGCTTCGATCTCACCTTCCGCACGGCGGATGATGCTGGCCTGTCCCTGATTAAATATGGAGAGTTTCTGTATGACAACTTGATAATCTTCTCACCCTCCATAGAAG ATTTTGGTGGAAACATCAATGTGGAGACGATCACTGCCTTCATTGATGGTGGTGGCAGCGTCCTTGTCGCTGCCAGCTCAGACATCG GTGACCCACTGCGAGAGCTGGGCAGCGAGTGTGGGATTGAGTTTGATGAGGAGAGGACAGCTGTCATCGACCATCACAACTATGATATATCTGACCCAGGCCAG CACACACTCATAGTTGCAGACACTGAAAACCTCCTGAAGGCCCCCACCATTGTGGGGAGAGCAGCACTGAACCCCATCCTGTTCCGAGGAGTTGG GATGGTGGCTGATCCTGACAACCCATTGGTGCTGGATATTCTGACCGGCTCTTCCACCTCTTACTCCTTCTTCCCAGATAAACCCATTACTCAG TACCCACATGCAGTGGGGAAGAACACACTTCTGATCGCTGGACTCCAGGCCCGGAACAATGCCCGTGTGGTTTTCAGTGGATCTTTGGATTTCTTTAGTGATGCCTTCTTCAattctgctgtgcagaaggctACTCCTGGCTCCAAGAG GTACTCACAGACAGGTAATTATGAGCTGGCCATTGCCCTGTCCCGCTGGGTGTTCAAGGAAGAGGGAGTGCTGCGTGTCGGAGCCGTGTCCCACCACCGTGTGGGGGAACTCACACCTCCCAGTGCCTACACTGTCACCGACCTCGTG GAGTACAGCATTGTCATTGAGAAGCTTTCTGATGGCAAGTGGGTCCCCTTTGATGGTGATGACATTCAGCTGGAGTTTGTCCGCATCGATCCCTTCGTGCGGACCTTCCTGAAGAGGAACG GTGGCAAATACAGTGTGCGCTTCAAGCTGCCGGACGTCTATGGCGTGTTTCAGTTCAAAGTGGATTATAACCGCCTGGGTTACACTCACCTCTACTCCTCCACCCAG GTGTCCGTGCGTCCCCTCCAGCACACGCAGTATGAACGGTTCATCCCCTCTGCATACCCTTACTATGCTGGTGCCTTCTCCATGATGGTCGGTCTCTTCATGTTCAGCATCGTCTTCCTGCAcatgaaggagaaggagaaatcCGACTGA